DNA from Methanospirillum lacunae:
TCACGTGATGTCTCAGGTTCTGCTGATTGGCCTTATTTTTGATGTAATGAACACCTGGCTGACCAATGTTGGTATTCTGAAATGGTATGCCACTAAGGGGAAAAGCAAACTCTCCTCAACCCTTCGTGGAGGTGCATAAATGGATACTGAGAAACTCAAGACGACACTCAAGGACTACAGGGTAGCCATCTATCTCATACTCATAATAGCCTCTATCATCGTTATATTCCCACATCCAGGCCCAAACGGAATTCAGACAAACCTCCAGTTTGGTCTGGATCTGTCTGGAGGATCCTGGATTCAGCTCGAGTTCCAGTCAGCAGTTGTAACATTCAAGACCAGTCAGCCGGTGGATCAGTTTGTATCTGATCTGAGTAAAAAGCTCAATGCTGATGTCTCACTTGTGGGCACAGATAAAATAGAAATACGTAAACTGGTGCCTGAAGATGAACTGCGTCAGATCTTCAGTGAGAACAAGACTGAATTGGTCTCATACAGCCAGGGTGTTTCCAAGGAAACTGCTGATGATATCAAACGTATCCTTGAGAACAAGATTAACAGCCTTGGTACTCGTGATGCCAAGACTTACGTAATCACCGGCCTGAACGGAGTTAGCAGGTACATCAGGATAGAGATGGCCGGCGTATCAATGAGTCAGGCTCAGGAGATCGTTGGTAAACAGGGTAAATTCGAGATTCGGGTTGTAACCACTGGAAACGAAACCGAGCATGTTGTGTTTGGTGACTCAATTGAGAGTGTTGCCAACCCGTCACAGAACCCGCCAAACAGTAACAGTTGGGGTGTCTCGTTTGCACTCAGTCCTGAAGGAGCGGAAGAGTTCAGACAGGCTGCAATCAAGTATGGTGCAGTCAAGGATCCATCAAATCACAACCTAGCAATGATGCTTGACGGTAAGATGGTATATAGCGCTCCGCTCTCACCAGACCTTGCAGGAACCCTCCAGAGCCGTGCAAGCCCGAATCTGGTTGCTTCAACCGGTGCTGGTGACAAAGGAAAAGAGGATGCAAAAAATCTTGAGATTCACCTTCGTAACGGTGCACTCCCGGTAGAAGTTAAGATAGCAGGTTCAGGTTCTGTATCTCCAGAGCTTGGTGGCCAGTTCAAGATGTGGTGCGTAATTGCAGGTATCTTTGCCCTGGTTGCAGTTGGAATCAGTATCCTGGTCAGGTATCACGA
Protein-coding regions in this window:
- a CDS encoding preprotein translocase subunit SecD, yielding MDTEKLKTTLKDYRVAIYLILIIASIIVIFPHPGPNGIQTNLQFGLDLSGGSWIQLEFQSAVVTFKTSQPVDQFVSDLSKKLNADVSLVGTDKIEIRKLVPEDELRQIFSENKTELVSYSQGVSKETADDIKRILENKINSLGTRDAKTYVITGLNGVSRYIRIEMAGVSMSQAQEIVGKQGKFEIRVVTTGNETEHVVFGDSIESVANPSQNPPNSNSWGVSFALSPEGAEEFRQAAIKYGAVKDPSNHNLAMMLDGKMVYSAPLSPDLAGTLQSRASPNLVASTGAGDKGKEDAKNLEIHLRNGALPVEVKIAGSGSVSPELGGQFKMWCVIAGIFALVAVGISILVRYHEPAIVLPMVLINASEVIILLAITSFFLQLDLATIAGLIAVLGTGIDQLVILTDEILHEGKVPSPNIYLKRLKRALGIIIASAATVFIAMLPLALMDLSTLRGFAVVTILGVLVGVLVTRPAYGHIIMAILSK